The segment GGGTGACGGCTTCGAGGAAGTCCCGCCGGGCCCGGCCGAGTTGACGGACCTGCTCGTACGGACCGATCGAACCGATCGGGCTGGTCACGCTGGTCACGCTGATCGAGGAGGTCATCAGTAGACACCTTCGACCGGCGCGTCCGCGCCACGGGTGAGTGGCTGGACGTCGGCCAGCGCGTCCCAGGGGAAATCCTCCGTCGGGGCGACCCGGATCGCCGAGTCGCGCTCCAGCGCGTAGGGCAGGAAGAGGTCCCGGGTCAGCAGGGTCAGCCGGATCTGGCCGCGTTCGCCGTACGGGACGAGGGCGGTGGGATCCTGCGGGTCCACGACCTCGATCCGGGAGTACGGGTGGTAGGGGAGGAAGACGCAGTCGTGGGTGTCGTCGGCGACACGCGGGCGCTGCGGGGCGATACCGGCGAGGGTGTTCCCGTAGAGGCCCACGAGGGGGATGCCGGGGAACACCTCGTGCTCCAGCAGGTACCGGGTCTCCGGGCTGATGCTGGTGCCGGCCCAGACGATGCCCTTGACCTTGGCGCTGAACAGGTCGAGCAGGGCCGGGCGGGCGGCCACCGCCTCCAGCACGACCGGGGTGATGAAGACGACCGCCACCGGCTGGGAGGAGAGCACGTCGGCGGCCTGGTCGAGGATGTGTTCCAGGTAGCGGGCCGCCTCCTGGCGGCGGCCCTCGGCGATGCAGCGCTTGACCCAGCGGGGGTCGAGGTCGATGAAGTGGCACAGCTCCCCGCGCAGGGCGGCCAGCAGCCCGATCGAACGCCCCACGATGTGCGGGCCGGTGGGGCCGATGTGCAGCCAGTCGCCGGCTCCCTCACCGGGGATGCCGTGCCGCTCCAGCACACCGCTGACCCAGTCCACGCCCTCACGGCGTGAGGTGGCCTCGATGATCCGCTTCGGGCGGCCGGTGGTGCCGCCGCTGTCGAAGACCTGTACGGGGGCAGCAGTCGGGGAAGCGGCCGGGGACGCGGCCCGGCAGCCGGCCGGGAGCAGGTCGCGGGCGGGGGTGTCCCGCCACTCCTCGCTGATGTCGGGGAAACGGCCGAGATCGGACCAGCCGTTGATGTCGGTGAGCGGGTCGAAGCCGAGGCTGTCGGCCCGCTTGAGCCAGTAGGGGGATCCGGTCTGGGGGTCGAAGTGCCAGCGGAGGGCGGCGCGTACGAACTCGTCGGCCACTGCGGCGCCGACGGCCGGGGTGGGGAATTCATCGCTCATGGGAGTCAGTTCTAACCCTGGATACGACTATAGTCAATACTTGCCATGACTAAAGTCAGCAACTATGGTCGTGAGGGTTCATTAACTACAGTCACATCGACGCAGCCCCACCGACTCCCCGGAGCAGATATGACGTTCGTCGACATCAGCCAGGGCTGGTACGACGGGATGCCCTCCTACGAGGCGTCCTGGTACCCGGAGTTCTCCTCGCACCCCGTGATGACCCCCGCGTCCGACCCCTCCGGCGTCGGACGCACCTTCACCGAACTGCACCTCTTCCCGCACAACGGCACGCACATCGAGAGCGGTTACCACTTCTTCCAGGACGGCAAGAAGATCGACGAGGTACCGCTGGAGACCTTCATCGGACCGGCCGTCGTCGCCGACCTCTCGCACAAGCAGGATCTCGACCCGGTCACCGGCGACGACCTGGAGAAGGCGGTGGGCGAGGTCTGGCAGGAGGGCCACCGCCTGCTCATCCGCACCGACCACCCCGAGCGCCACCTCGGCG is part of the Streptomyces sp. NBC_01262 genome and harbors:
- a CDS encoding phenazine biosynthesis protein, translated to MSDEFPTPAVGAAVADEFVRAALRWHFDPQTGSPYWLKRADSLGFDPLTDINGWSDLGRFPDISEEWRDTPARDLLPAGCRAASPAASPTAAPVQVFDSGGTTGRPKRIIEATSRREGVDWVSGVLERHGIPGEGAGDWLHIGPTGPHIVGRSIGLLAALRGELCHFIDLDPRWVKRCIAEGRRQEAARYLEHILDQAADVLSSQPVAVVFITPVVLEAVAARPALLDLFSAKVKGIVWAGTSISPETRYLLEHEVFPGIPLVGLYGNTLAGIAPQRPRVADDTHDCVFLPYHPYSRIEVVDPQDPTALVPYGERGQIRLTLLTRDLFLPYALERDSAIRVAPTEDFPWDALADVQPLTRGADAPVEGVY
- a CDS encoding cyclase family protein, with the translated sequence MTFVDISQGWYDGMPSYEASWYPEFSSHPVMTPASDPSGVGRTFTELHLFPHNGTHIESGYHFFQDGKKIDEVPLETFIGPAVVADLSHKQDLDPVTGDDLEKAVGEVWQEGHRLLIRTDHPERHLGDPDYWATAAYLTPEAADWIVEHRASLVGMDCITEKPGPGDSPVHRRLLGAGVPILENIRNLHLISKREVHLVALPVLVSGVEAAPTRALVFEDWPSA